The sequence below is a genomic window from Deltaproteobacteria bacterium.
CGCCGGTATCAAAATATAAATCCGCTTCTCCCAGATGCGCAGCCCACGCCTGCTGCGCCTTTTTGAATCTAATTTTATTGCGCAGCATGATCAGGTCGTAAATGCCCCAATCGCCCTGGCAGGCGCCAAAGCAATGAAAACGGACCTCGCTCTTTTTGTTCACATAAACCATAAAACTGTCCTTGGTGTCGGCATGCAATGGGCATGGGGCGCTGTACCGATTCATTTTAACTTTCGTGAAACGAATACCAAACAGCGTTTCAGCATAGTGGATGATGGTATCGATGGTCGCCGCCGGTTTTATTTCCTGATAGGTTTTCATTGGTTAATCAGATAAAAAACAATTCTATTGAACACTCCCCGCAGCAAGCTTAAGGGGAATCTTCACCGTAAGGAATTCTATCAAATATGATTCGCTCGCTTACCCTGCAGCAAGCTGCAGGGAATGCGCTCGCTATCTCGGTTCAATGCTATTTCCCTTTTCCTCGATTCCAGAAGTTTTTCGGGATGGCTGATCGGGCGAAACGGTAGCCGTTCCTGGTACCGCCGCCGCCAGCATCTGTCTTAGCTCCTCGCCCTGAACGCTTTCCTTCTGCGAAAGAAGACGGGCCAAATCATCGAGGACCGTTCGCCGTTCCGACAGAATTTTGCGCACGCGCTGATGGGCTTCATCGACAAACCGTTCGATCTCGTCATCAATTTGCGCGGCTTTGGTTTCGCTGTAGT
It includes:
- a CDS encoding cell division protein FtsH, with amino-acid sequence NDRLAVLLGGRVAEELVFNEISTGAQNDLQRASDIARAMVTEYGMSDLLGLVSYERPRQAMFLPESFSSGKNYSETKAAQIDDEIERFVDEAHQRVRKILSERRTVLDDLARLLSQKESVQGEELRQMLAAAVPGTATVSPDQPSRKTSGIEEKGNSIEPR